The DNA sequence TAACTCCTGATTCTTTACCTCTTGTGTAGGGGAGGAAAGGGGTGGAGTTTTTTTCACCTACACCTAACAGAATCACCAACGAAAGGAAGGTACACCTATGCAGAGCGTAATCAAAGGCATTCTTTTTACAATCTTATTGGGATTTTTCACAGTTGCGGTAGCCCATGAGGTGTCAGCAGATATTTGTACATTTTCAGGTGGAATAACAGCTTATCGAGTTTCAGATAAGGGAGACTGGTTTCCCGCAATTGTCAAGTGTGACGAAGAAACAATTCGTGTATATGCCCAGAAGACAAACCTATTAATAGCACGATTCGGGAGGGATGATACTGTAAGAGTAGGAATGGACTTGACCCGTTTTGGTGGGTACCTTATGAGTAATCAGAAAGGAGACCCACTATGCCACCAACACGTCCCCCTTATCCAGCCGAGTTGAAACGCCAGATCGTTGAGCTTGTACGCGCTGGTCGCTCTCCTGCCGAGTTGGCCAGAGAGTTTGAGCCGACCGCTCAGACGATCCAAAACTGGATACGCCAGGCTGATCGAGATGAAGGACTTCGACAAGATGGCTTGACCAGCGATGAACGAGAAGAGTTGCGTGTTCTTCGGCGCGAGAATAAGCAGTTGCGCATCGAGCGCGAGAT is a window from the Gemmatimonadota bacterium genome containing:
- a CDS encoding transposase is translated as MPPTRPPYPAELKRQIVELVRAGRSPAELAREFEPTAQTIQNWIRQADRDEGLRQDGLTSDEREELRVLRRENKQLRIEREILSKAAAWFAAETDAIPRKSSR